The Pseudomonas sp. IAC-BECa141 genome contains the following window.
CAGACGCACATTGGCATGCCAGCGCCCGCCGCCGGACTGTTCGACGATGCGGATCCCGAACATCCGCTCGCAGAACAGAAAAAGCCTGCGCAGGGTGCCCTCGAGCGGAAAGTAATCACGCAGGTTTTCCAGTGCGCCGGGAAACTGCTGCTGGCGCCATTGTTCGGCGAGGAAATCTTCATCCCACGGCTGGACCCGGTCGATCCCGCGTTGCTGCGCAAAGGCTGCCAGTTGTTCTGCATCCTGCGCGAGAGTCGGTACCAGATGCATCGCCTGACGCTGGAGAAAATCACTGACCCACGCCGTGGTCCCGGCGCTGTTATATGCCAGGCTCAATTGCGCGGCGTTTTCATGGCCGAGCAAACGGGCTTTCTGCTGGCGCAAGGCGAGCAGCCCCGCGAGCACCGGGCCGTTATCGAAGCGCCCGGCCAGCGGGCCCCGATCAGAGACACGGGTCATGTAGGCAACGTAGCATTCCTGTCGCAACGCGCGGTTCTCGGCGTACTTGAGGATGTGCTGGCAGGTGTTCTGGTCCAGTCGGATCAGCCAGCCGTCATGGCCGGCCTGGCGTGCGGTGAGAGCCAGACGATCCTTCATCGCCTGCGAGAGGCCCGCGAGCAGCGCAATATCGTCGATACGTTTGCTCCACGCCTCGGCCCAGCGTTCGAGGTTTTCCAGAAACGCGAACTCCAACCCGCCGATCTCGAGGTTCAACCGCGCCAGTTCCTGTTGCTGTTGAGCCGCAAGCTCAATGCCCGACTGCTTGAATCGGCGCACGATCCCCGCCAGAGCGATAGTGCGCGATTCATCGAAACTCCCGGCGATCGAACTTTGCGCCAGACGCTGATAGGTCTCGTACAACGGGCGATTGAGGGCATTTTCAGCATGGTACTGATTGATCGCCAGATGTGCCTTGGCGCTTTCTACAAGCCAGACCGCATCGTCGGACCTGACTATCGACAACGTTTCGAGAATCGAGCGGACTTCATCGAGGCGGGCATCGGCCTCATCGATACTCACTACCAGATCGTCCCAGCCGGGGTGTTCGGCCTGACTGGCGATAACCTGGGCGATGATTTGTCGATTGTCGGCAATGATTCGGTTGACGGCCGGCAGCAGGTGCTCGGCGCGAATCGCTGGCCAGGGTGGCAGGATCCAGTGTTGCAGGAGGGGATTGGTGTCGGGCATGGCAGCTTCCTTCGAGGCGTGGCGCAAAAGGCCAGCCTACGAAGCAAGTGCGGGGGACAGGTGTTAAGCCAATACCACCTTCCACCGGTATTCGGCAGAAGGTGGTTCTGGATCAGTGTTGCTCGTCGGGCTTTTTCTTCAGTTTCGGGTTCGGGAAGAACTGCACCGCCTGAACCGTCTTGTCCGGGGCAGGCTTGAGTGCGCTGGTGTTGACCCGCGTACCCAGTTCCTTCGGAACCGACAACCCTTGGGCATTGAGCGTATCGCTGTAGCCGCACGCCACGCATTCGCGGTGCGGGACATCGTCCTCGCTCCACATCATCAGTTTGTCCGGCTCGCTGCACGCCGGGCAGACCGCCCCGGCGATAAAGCGTTTTTTGGTCTTCACGGGCGCCTCACTCATGCTGCCGCGTCCTCACTCAGGCCGCTGTGGCGCAAGAGTGCGTCAATCGACGGCTCACGGCCACGGAAGTCGACGAACAGCACCATCGGCTCCTGCGAACCACCGCGGGCCAGAATCGCTTCGCGGAAGGCGCGGCCGGTGTCGGCGTTGAGTACGCCGTCCTCTTCGAACCTGGAGAAGGCATCCGCCGACAGCACTTCCGCCCATTTGTAGCTGTAGTAACCCGCCGCATAACCGCCGGCGAAGATGTGCGCGAAGCTGTTCGGGAAGCGGTTATAGGCCGGAGGGCGCATCACCGAGACTTCGTTGCGCACGCTTTCCAGAACCTGCGCGACGCTGCGACCGTCACCGTGGGTGGCGTGCAGTTCGAAGTCGAACAGCGAGAACTCCAGCTGACGCACCATCATCAGGCCGGACTGGAAGTTCTTGGCCGCGAGCATTTTTTCCAGCAGATCCTGTGGCAGCGGCTCGCCGGTTTCGTAGTGGCCGGAAATCAGCGCCAGACCTTCCGGCTCCCAGCACCAGTTTTCCATGAACTGGCTCGGCAGCTCGACCGCGTCCCACGCCACACCGTTGATGCCGGATACACCGGCATGTTCGACGCGGGTCAGCAGGTGATGCAGGCCATGGCCGAATTCGTGGAACAGGGTGGTGACTTCATCGTGGGTCAACAGCGCAGGCTTGCCGCTGTCGGCCGGGGTGAAGTTGCACACCAGGTTGGCCACCGGGCTTTGCAGCACGCCGTCAATGGTGCGGCGACGGTCGCGGGCGCCGTCCATCCAGGCACCGCCGCGCTTGTTGGCGCGGGCGTAGAGGTCGAAGAAGAAGCGGCCGACGTGCTGACCGTTTTCCTTGATTTCGAACAGGCGCACGTCCGGATGCCAGGTGTCGAAGCCTTTCAGTTCGGCGATTTCGATGCCGTACAGACGCTGGACGATGGCGAACAGTCCGCCCAATACCTTGTCGATCGGGAAGTAGGCGCGCAAGGTTTCCTGGGCGACGCTGTAGCGTTGTTCACGGAGTTTTTCGCCGTAGAAACCGCTGTCCCAGCTTTGCAGATCGGCACAGCCCTGCTCGGCGGCGTAAGCCTTGAGCTGTTGCAGATCCTGGGCGGCAAACGGTTTGCTGCGCTTGGCCAGGTCGCGCAGGAAGCTCAGCACCTGATCGCTGGATTCGGCCATTTTGGTGGCCAGGCTCAGCTCGGAGAAACTGGAGAAACCGAGCAGTTTGGCCAGCTCCTGACGCAGGTCGAGGATTTCGTCCATCACCGGGCCGTTGTCGTTCTGGCCGGCATTCGGACCTTGATCCGACGCACGGGTGCAGTAGGCGGCGTAGACTTCTTCACGCAGCGCGCGGTCCTGGGCGTAGGTCATCACCGCGTAGTAGCTCGGGAATTCCAGGGTGATCAGCCAGCCATCGAGACCTTTGGCCTGTGCGGCGGCAGCCATTTGCGCCTTGGCCGAGTCGGTCAGGCCAGCGAGGGCGGCTTCGTCGGTCAGGTGCTTGGTCCAGGCCTGAGTGGCGTCGAGCAACTGGTTGGAAAAGCGGCTGCCCAGCTCGGACAGCCTGCTCTGCACTTCGGCGTAACGCTTCTGTTCGGCTTCCGGCAGATCGATACCCGACAGGCGGAAGTCGCGCAGGGCGTGTTCCAGGATAGTTTTCTGCGCCACGTCAAAACCGGCGGCTTCCGGACTGTTGGCCAGGGCTTCATAGGCCTGGAACAGCTCGCGGTTCTGGCCCATCTCGGTGGAATAGGCGCTCAATGCCGGCAGGCAAGCCTCGTAGGCTTCACGCAGTTCGGCGCTGTTGCACACGGCATTGAGGTGGCTGACCGGGCTCCAGGCAGCGCCCAGGCGATCATTGAGTTCGTCCATCGCCAACACCAGCCCGGCCCAGGTCGGGTTCCGGCCTTGGGTCTTGAGGATTTCGGCGATGGCGGCGCGGTTGTCGGCCAGGATGGTTTCGATGGCCGGCTGCACGTGTTCGGCACGGATCGCGGAGAACGGCGGCAGGTCGTAGGACTGCAGAAGAGGGTTGTTCACGCTCACGGTTGGCACCTTGGCTGGAAGAAACATGCGCCCATCTTAATTACAATCGACATCCACCGCAGCTATCGGCGACAGAGAGAGAACCAATCGTGTCCCTTCGCAAGTACCAGAATCACACCCCACGCTTGAGCACAGGCGCTTTTGTCGACGGCTCGGCGGTGGTGATCGGCGACGTCGAAATCGGCGAAGACAGCTCCGTGTGGCCGCTGACCGTGATCCGCGGCGACATGCACCGCATCCGCATCGGTGCACGCACCAGCGTGCAGGATGGCTGCGTGTTGCACATCACCCACGCCGGCCCGTTCAACCCGGATGGCTTCCCGCTGCTGATCGGCGATGACGTGACCATCGCCCACAAGGTCATGCTCCACGGTTGCACCGTCGGCAGCCGCGTGTTGATCGGCATGGGCAGCATTGTCATGGACGGCGCGGTGGTCGAGGACGACGTGATCATCGGCGCCGGCAGCCTGGTGCCACCGGGCAAGCGTCTGGAAAGCGGTTTTCTGTACGTGGGCAGCCCGGTGAAACAGGTTCGCCCGCTGACCGACAAGGAAAACGCCTTTTTTACCTACAGCGCGGCGAACTACGTGAAGCTCAAGGATCTGCATCTGGCCGAAGGCTACGACCAGCTCTGACTTTTCTCTCTATTGCCCGGGATTTTTCATGCATTACCAGACCGTACTGTTCGACCTCGATGGCACTCTCACCGACCCGCGTGAAGGCATCACCCGCTCCATCCAGTTCGCCTTGAGCAACCTCGGCATCGATGAGCCGGACCTGAGCAAACTGGAACACTTCATCGGCCCGCCGCTGTTGCAGGCGTTCATGCAGTTTTATGGTTTCGACGAAGCCAAGGCGTGGGAGGCGGTGAATTTCTATCGCGAGCGCTTCAAGGTCACCGGCCTGTACGAGAACCGGGTGTTCGAAGGCGTCACGCCGTTGCTGGAAACCCTGAGCGGCCAGGGCCGGCAGCTGTATATCGCGACGTCGAAGCCGTGGGTGTTCGCCCGGGAAATCGCCCGGCACTTCGATTTCGCCAAACACTTCAAAGTGATCTACGGCAGCGAACTCGACGGCACCCGCACCAACAAGGTCGAGTTGATTGCCCACCTGATCGCCGAGGAAGGGCTGGATCCGGCCAATACATTGATGATCGGTGACCGCAAGCACGACCTGATCGGTGCTCGCAGTAACGGGTTGGATGCGGCGGCCGTGGGTTACGGTTTTGGCAGCCATGAGGAGCTGAGTGCCGAAGCGCCGGCTTATCACTTCGAGACGCTGGCGGAGCTGCATCAGGCGTTTTTGCAGCGCCAGTGATATCGCCTTCGCGGGCAAGCCCGCTCCCACAGGAAACCGAGTACCACTGCTGAAACACTGTCCTTGTGGGAGCGAGCTTGCTCGCGATGGAGCCAAAAATGCCGCTGTAGATTTATGAGTCTGCCAGCACTTTCAAAGCCGACTTACGCTCAACGACTGGCAAGCCACCCAACTTCTCGACCTCTGCGTAAAACCTGACCCAATTCCCTTCGACCTGCCTGAACAACGCCGCAAACGCCGGCACCCACTGGTCATACAGCCCGAACGGCAACAGCCGTGCGTTGTTCAATGGCGCATTGACCCAGGCGTCATAGCGTTTGTCTCCAGCCCACTGGCCATCGCGCATCGCTCGGTAGTCGTGTCGAAACCGTTCGAACTCCGCCGCCTTGCGCTCGCGCATCTGCGTCGTCGCCAGCGGTTGTGCATAGAGCTGTTCAAGTCGTGAGCGGGTATCGAGGATCAACTGAATGAACTGATCCCGTTGTTTCAGCTTCGAGTCGTTTTCCGGGGGCAAGCCCCGAAACGCTCGCCACTGCCGCGTACCTTCCTGCTCGACGAAGGTCGCGAAGGACTCGTTGAACTCAGTGTCGTCCTTCACATAGAAACGCTGGTGGGCCAGTTCGTGGAAGATCAGCGTCGCCAGACGCTCGTCGCCCCAGCCCATCATCGAATTGAGGATCGGGTCGTTGAACCAGCCCAAAGTCGAGTAGGCCTCGACGCCGCCGATCGACACATCCATGCCTTGCAGGCGCTGAATCGCGGCTTCGCCCCGCGCTGCGCTCTGGCTGTAATAGCCGCGATAGGCCACGCAGCCGGCAATCGGGAAGCAATGGTTCTGCGGGCTCAGGGAAAATTCCGGGGTGGCGAACACATTCCACACGACAAACGGCCGACCGATGTCGGCGTAGAGGCGATAGCTTTGGTTGTCCGGCAGGTGCAGGTGTTCGCTGGCGAAGGCGCGGGCTTTTTGTGACTGGGCCAGGTGAGTGCGCAGTCTGGCGTCGCGAGCCGGGTCGGCGATCACCTTGGCCACCGGCTCCCGCGCCCGCAAAAGCTGCAGCTGACCGCTGGCCAGCTGGCTGTAATAGCTCAGGCTTGAGCAACCGTTGAGCAACAAAATCATCACACCCGGAAACAAAATCCGCAAAACGCGATCAAGTAACCCATGGCTTGGAAGCGGCCTGATCAAAATAAAAAATCCCCCGGAAAGTCTGCCCAAGACTATCCCGCCCATTGGAGCTTCGCTATGCGCATGTTGATACTGACAGGAAGCGTGCTGACGCTTGCCGGTTGTGCCGGATTCGGAATGCCGACCCCTGACCCCTCGCAAGCCTGGATCGATCTGGATGCCCGGCAACAGGACACGGCGCTGCAGGCGCTGGAAGTCGACAACAAGGCGGCCGTCGATCACCGTTACTTCGAAGTACTGCCCGGCAGCCATGAGTTGAGGGTGCGTTATCAATTCCCGGTCGAAGCGACCAACATCGGCCCGGATGCCGAACCGCTGTGGCGCGATTGTCAGTTGAACGTGAAATTCAAGGATTTCAATGCCGGCCAGCGTTATCAGTTGCAGGCGGGAAGCATCGGTTTCCGTCCATGGGCCAAGCTCTACGATCAACAACGCAACGTGGTGGGACAGGGCACGCCGGCGGGCTGCCAGCGAACCTGATCGGCGTTATGCTGGATGTCCGAACTCACGGACATCCATCATGCGCACGTTGATGCTGTTGCTGGCCGCAGGCTTGCTCACTGGTTGCCAGACACCGTTGCCCCCCGTCGATCCCAATATGGCCTGGGTCGAATTCTCGACGCCGTCCCCCGGCGGGAAACTGCTGATGGCCGAGCGCCTCGACAACCAGCGGCTGACTGACGGGCGTTTCTTCCAGGTCACCCCCGGCAGCCACGAGTTGCGGGTGCGCTTCGACTTTGAAGTGTTCGGCGGAGGCGGCAGCCTGATGACCGGCCCCGTTGAGCGGCTGTGCTATCTGACCATCCGCTACGATCATTTCGAGGCGGGACAGCGTTACAGGCTGGAAGGCCGTTCGTTGGCGTTTACCCCGAGTGCCCGCCTGTACAACGACAAGCGGGAAATCGTCGCCGAGGACCGTGAGGTCAACTGCATCATCTGAGGCGCATCAGCGGTCATTCTTCTGATAGATGATGGCTTTGGTGCCGTTGTCGCAGGTGCCGACGATCATGGCGACGTCGTGTTTTTCAGCCTCCTCCCTGGAGACTATCTCCAGGGTGTAGGAGGGCACGGCATTCGCCTGAATCTTGATTTCGATCTCTTGCTTGAGTTCTTCGCAGTCTTTGGGCGCTGCGAAGGCCGAGGTTGCCAACACGCCACAGATAACCGCCAAGGCAAAACGTTTCATGGTTGAAGCTCCATCGAAGCAGCGCGCACGAAGATGCGCGAAAGCTGCTGTCATTTATACGACCACATTTTTGCCTGGCGGGTTCTGATCCGGCTCGATCCCGTCAGCCAACCAGCGACGCGTCGAGAGTGATCTTCGCATTCAGCACCTTGGACACCGGGCAACCTTCTTTGGCCTTGTTGCTCAATTCTTCGAACTGCGCCTGGGTTGCTCCCGGGATTTTTGCCTTGAGGATCAGTTTCACTGCGGTGATCGCAAAGCCGCCATCCACCTGATCCAGTGTGACCTCCGCCTGGGTGTCGATGCTGTCGGCCTTGAGCCCGGCGTCACCGAGAATCATCGAGAACGCCATGGAGAAACAACCTGCATGAGCGGCGCCGATCAGTTCTTCCGGATTGGTGCCCTTGCCGCCCTCGAAGCGCGCCTTGAAGCCGTAGGGCGCTTCCCGCAGTACGCCGGTTTCGGTGGAAATCGAGCCGATGCCGGTTTTCAGGTCACCTTCCCAATGTGCGGATGCCTTCTTCACGATAGCCATGTGTGCCTCCTTCAAATCGGGCGCGAAATGCCGCGCCGTCGTGGTTTTTGCCTGCAAGGCTTCTGAGGATAGACGCCGGAACAAAGTTCAGCCCAACTGAATCGTTGACTTTTTTAGTAGGAAATTTCTGATCGGCTATTGAAACTCGGGTATATGCCCTCATTGCACAGAACACGCTTATGAATTGGGCAGGTTTGCGTTCGCCAAGAACAAACCTGCACCCTCAATCGGAGATGCAGGTTTATGAAGCAACTGTCCGACGTAAAGTTTTCCACCCTCGATCTGGTGCCGGTGCGCGAGAACGGCAGCCCGGCCCAGTCGCTGCGCAACTCGCTGGATCTGGCGCAGCATGTCGAAAAATTTGGCTACACGCGGTTCTGGGTCGCCGAGCACCACAACATGGATGGCATCGCCAGTTCTGCCACCTCGGTGTTGCTGGGGTATCTGGCCGGTGGCACGTCGACCATCCGTGTCGGCTCCGGTGGCGTGATGCTGCCCAACCACGCGCCGCTGGTGATCGCCGAGCAGTTCGGCACCCTTGAAAGCCTGTATCCGGGGCGGATCGACCTCGGCCTGGGCCGTGCGCCGGGTTCCGATCAGATGACCGCCCGCGCCCTGCGCCGTGAGCGCTCCGGCAGTGCCGATGATTTCCCGGAAGACGTGGCTGAGCTGGTGCGCTTCCTCGGCCCGCGCACTCCGGATCAGCGCGTGATCGCGATGCCAGGCACCGGCACCAATGTGCCGATCTGGCTGCTCGGTTCCAGCCTGTTCAGCGCGCAACTGGCCGGTGAGCGCGGTTTGCCCTACGCCTTCGCCTCGCATTTCGCACCGCGCTTCATGCACGAGGCGATCCGCGTCTACCGCAATCACTTCAAGCCGTCAGCGGTGCTCGATAAACCGTACGTGATGCTCGGCGTGCCGCTGGTGGCGGCCGACACTGATGAACAGGCCGATTACCTGGCAACGTCGGTGTACCAGCGAATCCTCGCGCTGATGCGTGGGCAAAGTCTGGTGCAACGTCCGCCGGTGAAAACCATGGACGGACTGTGGTTGCCTCATGAGCGTGAGGCGGTGGGTGATTTCCTCGGTCTGGCGATGGTCGGCAGTCCGCAGAAAATCCGCGCGAAACTCGAAGTGCTGATCGAACAGACTCAGGCTGATGAACTGATCTTCACCTGCGACCTGTACGAACACGCCGATCGCCTGCATTCCTACGAGTTGCTGGCGCAGGTGATGAAGGGCTGAAATCCTGTATCCGTGCACAAAAAAGCCGACGCATTGCGTCGGCTTTTGTTTTTCCGGGGTGATCAGCCGCGGGTGTAAACGATCTCTTTGGTGCCGCCTTCGCAGGTGCCGACGACTTTGCCGCCACTGGCCGCACCCTTGTCGACAACCTCCAGCGAATACCCGGAAACGCCCTTGGCATCCAGCTTGGCCGCGATTTCAGCCTTCAGTTCTTCACAGGGCTTGCCGGCAGCAAACGCACCACCCGCAAGGCTCAACAAACCTACTGCCAATATCAACTTCTTCATCGGTCGCACTCCCTGGTCGGATTAATTAAGGCGGGCATCAAGCCGTTCGCTCGATGCACTCACCTCGTAGCGCATTGCCATTCCTATGGCACTCGGCCAGCGCGCAAGTTCAGAAGCGTAGACCAAACTCAGCTGCTGGCAATCCGGAACCCGACTTTCAGGGTCACTTGAAAGTGGGCAGCCTTGCCGTCCTTGATGTGGCCGCGGGTTTCGGTCACTTCGAACCATTCCAGATGCTTGATGCTCTTGTTGGCCTCGGCCAACGCATTGTTGATGGCGTCTTCGATGCTGCTGGTGGACGAGCCGACCAGCTCGACTTTCTTGTAGGTGTGATGGTCACTCATGGTGTTCTCCTTGAAGTGTGCAATTGAGCCTAGCAGCGATTTGCCGTGTTGATTTCGGCGTCCTGGGCGAAGGGAAGTTCAGATTTTCTGCACTTTCCGGAAGCCGTGAAGTCCCAAACAACACACGCCACTCATCACCAATGCAGGAGAGCCACCATGGCCAACACCTCGTTACGCAAAGCCTCGTTGCAAAGCATGGAAGCGGAGATCGAGAGTCTGCTCAAGTCGTTGGAAAGCCTGAAGGACGACGCTTCGGACGAGTCGCGCAAGACCCTCAAGGCGCTCAAGGGCAACGCCGAAAGCGCGTTGAAACACTCGCGCAGCCTGCTCAGCGATGCCTACGAAGAAGTCAAAGTCAAAACCCGTGAGACCGGGATCGCCACCCGCGATTACGCGCAGGAACATCCGTGGACGACTGCCGGTGTGGCGGTCGGTGCGCTGGGTCTGCTGGCCGCTTACTTGCTGTTCAAGCGCGGCGAGTGATCCGCCTGGCGCAGCTCGTTCCTGAGCCACTGCGCCAATTGCCGGGCGCGCCCGTCTGCGGCGCGCTTGGGTAGCCACAACGCCAGTTGCGCCGGGGTTTCAATGAAACCCCACGGCGCGACCAGGCGACCGGCCTTCAAGTCTTCGGTCACCAACGGTTCCGGCGCGATTGCCACGCCCAACCCGGCGACGGCCGCTTCCAGCAAGTAATACAAATGCTCGAAACCTTGCCCCAGCTTCAACGCCTTGGCGTCGAGGCCGCTTTGCTGAGCCCAGCTCGGCCAGGCTTGCGGGCGTGAAGTCGTGTGCAGCACGGCTTCGTCGAGCAGGGCAATGGGCGGTGCCGATTGCAGGCGCGGGTAGCCGCTGAACAGCGGGCTCATGACCGGGCCGATGCGCTCGCTCGCCAGCTCGTACACCTGCATGTCCGCCGGCCATGGCGGTTCGGCGAACAGCAGCAATGCATCCAGCCCCGGGCGTCGTGGATCGAGATCGCCTTCTCCGGCCGACAGGTGCAGACGCAAATCCGGCAGATCGGCATTCAAGCGTCCCAGTCGCGGAATGAACCAGCGCGCCAGCAGACTCCCGGAGCAACCGAGCACGAACGGCGCATCGGCGGTGCTTTGGGTCAGTTCCGCGCAAACGCTGCGCAAACGGTCGAACGCCTCGCCGCTGGCATCGCGCAGTCGGATGCCGGCATCTGTGAGTTTCAGGCCACGACCGTCCTTGACGAAAAGACTGACGCCGAGATGCTCCTCCAGCACCTTGAGCTGGCGGCTGACCGCACCGTGGGTCACATGCAGCTGTTCCGCAGCCTGGCTGACGCTATTCAGACGGGCGGTGGCCTCGAAGGCACGCAAGGCGTTAAGCGGGGGAAGGTCATGGCTCATGATATCTGTGAGTTTTCCTGACAGGTTGTGGCGATCTTATCGGTTTTCAGCCTGGAAGGTCAGGGGTAGAGTGAACGCCATTGTCTTCTCGTGAAATCCGCTGGAGCGAACCATGACCCAGACTTCGAACACCTCCGATCTGCGTAACGGCCCTGACGCCAACGGCCTGTTTGGCTCGTTCGGCGGCCGTTACGTTGCCGAAACCCTGATGCCGTTGATCCTCGACCTGGCTCGCGAATACGAAGCGGCCAAGGACGATCCGGCGTTCAAAGAAGAATTGGCCTACTTCCAGCGCGACTATGTCGGACGTCCGAGCCCGCTGTACTTCGCCGAGCGCCTGACCGAATTCTGCGGCGGCGCCAAGATCTACCTCAAGCGCGAAGAGCTGAACCACACCGGCGCGCACAAGATCAACAACTGCATCGGCCAGATCCTGCTGGCGCGGCGCATGGGCAAGAAACGCATCATCGCCGAGACCGGCGCCGGCATGCACGGCGTGGCAACCGCCACCGTGGCTGCGCGTTTCGGTCTGGACTGCGTGATCTACATGGGCACCACCGACATCGAGCGTCAGCAGGCCAACGTGTTCCGCATGAAGCTGCTGGGCGCCGAGGTGATCCCGGTGGTCGCCGGCACCGGTACGCTGAAAGACGCAATGAACGAAGCGCTGCGTGACTGGGTGACCAACGTCGACAGCACCTTCTATCTGATCGGCACCGTGGCCGGTCCGCATCCTTATCCAGCCATGGTCCGCGACTTCCAGGCCGTGATCGGCAAGGAAACCCGCGACCAGCTGCAAGCCCAGGAAGGTCGTCTGCCGGACAGCCTGGTGGCGTGCATCGGCGGCGGTTCCAATGCCATGGGCCTGTTCCACCCGTTCCTCGATGACAAGAGTGTGGAAATTATCGGCGTCGAAGCCGCCGGTTACGGCATCGAAACCGGTAAGCACGCGGCCAGTCTCAACGGCGGTGTACCGGGCGTGTTGCACGGCAACCGTACTTTCCTGCTGCAGGACGACGATGGTCAGATCATCGACGCACACTCGATTTCCGCCGGCCTCGACTATCCGGGCATCGGCCCTGAACACGCGTGGTTGCATGACATCGGTCGCGTCCAGTACACCTCGGTGACCGACGACGAAGCCCTCGCCGCATTCCACCAGTGCTGCCGTCTGGAAGGGATCATTCCGGCACTGGAAAGCGCTCACGCCCTGGCCGAAGTATTCAAACGCGCACCGAAACTGCCGAAGGATCACCTGATGGTGGTCAACCTGTCCGGCCGTGGCGACAAAGACATGCAGACCGTCATGCACCACATGGAAACTTCCAAGCAGGAGAAACACTGATGAGCCGCCTGCAAACCCGTTTTGCCGAACTCAAGCAACAGAACCGCGCCGCGCTGGTGACCTTCGTCACTGCTGGCGACCCGGACTACGACACTTCGCTGGCCATCCTCAAAGGCTTGCCGAAAGCCGGTGCCGACGTGATCGAACTGGGCATGCCCTTCACCGACCCGATGGCCGATGGTCCGGCGATTCAGCTGGCGAACATCCGGGCCTTGGGCGCCAAGCAGAACCTGATCAAAACCCTGCAAATGGTCCGCGAATTCCGCAAGGACAACAGCGACACGCCGCTGGTGCTGATGGGGTACTTCAACCCGATCCACAAGTTCGGCGTCGAGCGCTTCATCGCCGAAGCCAAAGAGGCCGGCGTTGATGGCTTGATCGTGGTCGACATGCCGCCGGAGCACAACTCTGAGCTGTGCGATCCGGCCCAGGCTGCGGGCATCGACTTCATCCGCCTGACCACCCCGACCACCGATGATGCGCGTCTGCCGAAAGTGTTGAACGGCAGCTCCGGCTTCGTTTACTACGTGTCGGTCGCCGGTGTGACCGGTGCCGGCGCGGCGACGCTGGAACACGTCGAGGAAGCGGTGGCGCGTCTGCGTCGTCATACCGATCTGCCGATCAGCATCGGTTTTGGTATTCGCACGCCGGAGCAGGCCGCGTCCATCGCGCGTCTGGCCGATGGTGTGGTGGTGGGCTCGGCGCTGATCGATCACATCGCCAACGCGACCACGCCGGACCAGGCCATCGACGGCGTGTTGAGCCTTTGCTCGGCGCTGTCCGAAGGCGTGCGTAAGGCTCGCGTCAGCTGAAGGTAAAGTTCCTGATACAGAGGAATTAGAGCCTCCACGCACAGACTAACCAAGCAAGACCGAGGGATTCAGAACCACGTTCTGAATCCCTTTTTGCTGTCAGTGCAGTGAGGAAAGACCCGATGAAAATGCCGAAACGTCTGATTGCCAGTCTGGGCGTGCTGATGATCAGCGCGACTCCGCTGTTGGCCAGCGCCGATCCGCGCGACGATCACGACCACGGCGGCCCGCAACAGGGCCACTACGACAATCGCGGTGGCGATCATCATGATTGGCAAAGCAACCATCGCGGTGGCCCGCCGCCTCGGGATTTCGGCCCGGTGCGTCAGGTGATCCGCGACAATCATGGCTACTTCGTTCGCGGTGCGCCGCCACCTCCAGGCATCCATCTGGTACGTGGCCGGCCGCTGCCCCATGGCTATTACGGCGAACGGCTGGATAACCGGGCGTTGAGTCGTCTGCCGTATTAC
Protein-coding sequences here:
- a CDS encoding anti-virulence regulator CigR family protein, translating into MKMPKRLIASLGVLMISATPLLASADPRDDHDHGGPQQGHYDNRGGDHHDWQSNHRGGPPPRDFGPVRQVIRDNHGYFVRGAPPPPGIHLVRGRPLPHGYYGERLDNRALSRLPYYPGYEWRRAGGDIVLIAVGTGVVYEVLDGVLY
- the trpB gene encoding tryptophan synthase subunit beta, which produces MTQTSNTSDLRNGPDANGLFGSFGGRYVAETLMPLILDLAREYEAAKDDPAFKEELAYFQRDYVGRPSPLYFAERLTEFCGGAKIYLKREELNHTGAHKINNCIGQILLARRMGKKRIIAETGAGMHGVATATVAARFGLDCVIYMGTTDIERQQANVFRMKLLGAEVIPVVAGTGTLKDAMNEALRDWVTNVDSTFYLIGTVAGPHPYPAMVRDFQAVIGKETRDQLQAQEGRLPDSLVACIGGGSNAMGLFHPFLDDKSVEIIGVEAAGYGIETGKHAASLNGGVPGVLHGNRTFLLQDDDGQIIDAHSISAGLDYPGIGPEHAWLHDIGRVQYTSVTDDEALAAFHQCCRLEGIIPALESAHALAEVFKRAPKLPKDHLMVVNLSGRGDKDMQTVMHHMETSKQEKH
- the trpA gene encoding tryptophan synthase subunit alpha; the encoded protein is MSRLQTRFAELKQQNRAALVTFVTAGDPDYDTSLAILKGLPKAGADVIELGMPFTDPMADGPAIQLANIRALGAKQNLIKTLQMVREFRKDNSDTPLVLMGYFNPIHKFGVERFIAEAKEAGVDGLIVVDMPPEHNSELCDPAQAAGIDFIRLTTPTTDDARLPKVLNGSSGFVYYVSVAGVTGAGAATLEHVEEAVARLRRHTDLPISIGFGIRTPEQAASIARLADGVVVGSALIDHIANATTPDQAIDGVLSLCSALSEGVRKARVS